One Chloroflexota bacterium DNA segment encodes these proteins:
- a CDS encoding bifunctional alpha,alpha-trehalose-phosphate synthase (UDP-forming)/trehalose-phosphatase codes for MSRLLIISNRLPLNVERKDGKLQFQPSLGGLATALGAFYKSRPSLWIGWPGIEQEKLQKGEEKEIEDKLAEERCCPVFLSGKDVDDFYFGFCNQTIWPLFHYFPQFVEYDPNLWQAYQKVNEIFADAIVNVAREDDIFWVQDYHFMLLPKLIRDRLPKATIGFFLHIPFPSYEVYRLLPWSREIVEGLLGANLVGFHTHDYVWHFLNSARNLLGYSSSMGWITTTDHVSKADVFPIGIGYEYYSSIAKSPEVDAEVKKFREKLGDQKIIVSVDRLDYSKGIPNRLEAYGLFLEKHPEYREKVVFILVIGPSRIKVQRYAELKQQIEEMVGTINGKFGTIGWTPLEYLYSPIPYHALLGLYKMADVCPITPLRDGMNLVAKEYLATKIDGKGVLILSETTGAARELGDAIIINPNNIEEIAQAFADSLAMPEKEQIERNRAMQERIKLYDIGRWAGDFINKLHETEKIETGTVPEPMSDKVKSELTGQFQKAQKRLLLLDYDGTLVPFAETPEGARPDAELLKLLGELNNNARNEVVLISGRDKNTFDKWFGSLNTGMVAEHGVWMKAKGGDWGMMTGLSNDWKDEARAIMKLAVDRIEGSLIEEKDYSLAWHYRKANPRISERHIREIANDLLNLTANSNLKVLEGSKVIEVKNANLNKGLTAQQWLSRENWDFVLAIGDDVTDEDLFKALPENAWSIKVRLGVSAAKFSVDSPDEVRALLRELMVK; via the coding sequence ATGTCAAGACTGCTGATTATTTCCAATCGTTTACCCCTGAATGTGGAGAGGAAAGATGGCAAGCTGCAATTTCAACCCAGCCTCGGTGGTCTGGCGACGGCACTGGGAGCATTTTACAAGTCGCGTCCCAGTCTCTGGATCGGGTGGCCGGGCATAGAGCAGGAGAAGTTACAGAAGGGCGAAGAGAAGGAGATTGAGGATAAACTGGCCGAGGAGCGGTGCTGTCCGGTATTTCTCTCGGGAAAGGATGTTGACGATTTCTACTTCGGGTTCTGTAACCAGACCATCTGGCCTCTCTTTCACTACTTCCCTCAGTTCGTGGAGTACGACCCCAACCTGTGGCAGGCTTATCAAAAGGTTAACGAGATTTTTGCCGATGCCATTGTCAATGTGGCCAGAGAGGATGACATTTTCTGGGTGCAGGACTACCATTTCATGCTCCTGCCTAAACTGATACGGGACAGGCTGCCAAAGGCAACCATCGGCTTTTTCCTCCATATACCCTTCCCGTCCTACGAGGTTTACCGCCTGCTGCCCTGGAGCCGGGAAATAGTGGAAGGGTTGCTTGGTGCCAACCTGGTCGGTTTTCATACCCATGACTACGTCTGGCACTTTCTGAACAGCGCCCGCAATCTGCTGGGCTATAGTAGCTCCATGGGCTGGATTACGACCACTGACCATGTCTCCAAGGCAGACGTTTTCCCCATCGGTATTGGCTACGAATACTATTCCAGCATTGCCAAGAGCCCGGAAGTGGATGCGGAAGTGAAAAAATTCCGGGAGAAACTGGGCGACCAAAAAATTATCGTTTCGGTGGACCGTCTCGACTACAGCAAGGGCATTCCTAATCGGCTGGAAGCGTACGGCCTCTTTCTGGAAAAACACCCTGAATATCGGGAAAAAGTGGTGTTCATACTCGTTATTGGCCCTTCCCGCATCAAGGTGCAACGGTACGCCGAGTTGAAGCAGCAGATAGAGGAGATGGTAGGCACTATAAACGGCAAGTTCGGTACCATCGGCTGGACGCCTCTCGAATATCTTTACAGTCCGATACCCTATCATGCGCTTCTCGGCCTGTACAAGATGGCGGATGTGTGCCCGATAACGCCGTTGCGCGACGGGATGAACCTGGTGGCGAAGGAATACCTGGCCACCAAAATAGATGGCAAAGGCGTTCTCATCCTCAGTGAGACGACCGGTGCTGCCCGGGAGCTGGGAGATGCCATCATAATCAATCCTAATAACATCGAAGAAATCGCTCAGGCTTTTGCCGATTCCCTGGCAATGCCGGAAAAAGAGCAGATTGAGCGCAACCGGGCAATGCAGGAGCGCATTAAGCTCTATGACATCGGCCGGTGGGCCGGGGACTTCATTAACAAACTGCACGAAACGGAAAAAATTGAGACCGGCACCGTGCCGGAGCCAATGTCTGATAAAGTAAAAAGTGAACTAACAGGTCAGTTCCAGAAAGCTCAGAAGCGGTTGCTTTTGCTGGACTATGACGGTACACTGGTGCCCTTTGCTGAAACGCCCGAAGGGGCCAGGCCGGATGCAGAATTATTAAAGCTGCTGGGCGAGCTGAATAACAATGCCAGGAATGAGGTCGTGCTCATCAGCGGACGTGATAAGAACACCTTTGACAAGTGGTTTGGCAGTCTGAACACGGGTATGGTGGCGGAGCACGGTGTCTGGATGAAAGCCAAGGGCGGCGACTGGGGGATGATGACTGGGCTTTCGAACGACTGGAAAGATGAAGCGCGCGCCATTATGAAGCTGGCGGTGGACCGTATTGAGGGGTCACTCATTGAGGAGAAGGACTACTCTCTGGCCTGGCATTACCGTAAGGCCAATCCGAGAATAAGCGAACGGCACATCAGGGAGATAGCCAACGACCTTCTGAATCTAACCGCCAATTCCAATCTGAAGGTGCTGGAGGGAAGCAAGGTGATTGAGGTGAAAAATGCCAATCTCAATAAGGGACTGACGGCACAGCAGTGGCTTTCCAGAGAGAACTGGGACTTTGTCCTCGCCATCGGTGATGATGTTACTGATGAAGATTTGTTCAAGGCTCTGCCGGAAAATGCCTGGTCCATTAAAGTCAGGCTCGGGGTTTCGGCGGCCAAGTTCAGCGTTGATTCACCGGATGAGGTGCGTGCTCTGCTGAGAGAATTGATGGTAAAATAG
- a CDS encoding glycosyltransferase family 4 protein: MKIALVSPYDFAYPGGVCNHISNLEEQLTRMGHEVKIIAPASKAVSALGERLIPIGKPRPVPVSGSVARITLSPWLSSRIKAVLEKEKFEIVHLHEPLMPMLCTTVLRLSNCPNIGTFHASGGKPWYNFGTPLGKLILKKWFRKLDYKIAVSGPSMEYVNKYFPDEYHIVPNGVDTEHFRPDVEPIEEYLDGKLNIMFIGRLEKRKGLDYLLQAYKEFKRTIPDSRLIVVGPGMRGRKKYEKQVARGGIEDVTFIGYATYNDLPRYYKTADIVCCPATGWESFGIVLIEAMAVGTPVVASDIPGYASVLTNDAEGLLVPPKNAPKLAEALLSLADDKSRRQQMGQKGIVTAQGYSWESVAKSVLACYHKVLG, encoded by the coding sequence ATGAAAATAGCTTTGGTCTCCCCTTACGACTTTGCCTATCCCGGGGGTGTCTGTAATCATATATCCAATCTAGAGGAACAGCTGACCAGGATGGGGCACGAGGTGAAAATCATTGCCCCGGCCTCGAAGGCAGTCTCCGCTCTGGGTGAGCGTCTTATACCAATAGGCAAACCCAGGCCGGTCCCGGTCAGTGGTTCCGTTGCTCGTATTACCCTGTCGCCCTGGCTGTCATCACGTATCAAGGCGGTGCTGGAAAAGGAGAAATTTGAAATTGTCCACCTCCACGAGCCCTTGATGCCAATGCTCTGCACTACCGTGCTGCGTCTCTCCAATTGCCCGAATATCGGCACCTTTCATGCCTCCGGTGGCAAACCCTGGTACAACTTCGGTACCCCTCTGGGCAAGCTTATCTTGAAGAAGTGGTTTCGCAAACTGGACTATAAAATCGCCGTCTCCGGGCCATCGATGGAATACGTGAACAAATACTTCCCCGATGAATACCACATCGTGCCCAACGGAGTCGATACAGAACATTTCCGACCCGATGTCGAGCCAATTGAGGAGTATCTGGACGGGAAACTGAACATCATGTTTATCGGGCGTCTGGAGAAACGCAAAGGCCTTGATTATCTGCTCCAGGCTTACAAGGAATTCAAGCGCACGATTCCTGACTCACGGCTAATCGTCGTCGGGCCGGGCATGCGGGGAAGAAAAAAGTACGAGAAACAGGTGGCACGTGGTGGCATAGAGGACGTCACTTTTATTGGCTATGCTACCTACAATGACCTGCCCAGATATTACAAGACGGCGGATATCGTCTGCTGTCCGGCCACCGGGTGGGAAAGCTTCGGCATCGTCCTGATTGAAGCGATGGCCGTGGGCACGCCGGTGGTTGCTTCGGATATACCCGGGTATGCCAGCGTGCTGACCAATGATGCCGAAGGATTGCTGGTGCCACCGAAGAATGCTCCCAAGCTGGCTGAGGCGCTGCTATCCCTGGCTGATGATAAATCCCGACGTCAGCAAATGGGGCAAAAGGGTATTGTTACCGCCCAGGGATACAGCTGGGAGAGCGTGGCCAAGAGCGTTCTGGCCTGCTACCACAAAGTACTTGGCTAG
- a CDS encoding rubredoxin → MARYKCSVCGYIYDPAQGEPDSNTPPGTPFENLPDDWVCPVCGASKDQFDKMD, encoded by the coding sequence ATGGCACGCTACAAGTGTTCCGTTTGCGGTTATATCTATGACCCGGCACAGGGGGAACCGGACAGCAACACCCCGCCTGGAACCCCTTTTGAAAATCTGCCGGATGACTGGGTCTGTCCCGTCTGCGGCGCCAGCAAAGACCAGTTCGACAAAATGGATTGA
- a CDS encoding FMN-binding glutamate synthase family protein: MNLQRPNANDATRSANRSRSVSPMSGLCSRCLDSCTGNCEVFRATFRGRELIYPGPFGDITAGSDKDYPVDYSHLNIQGYALGARGLPAGVEGNPDTATFPAVDTETEYGWDIKVKMKLPVFTGALGSTEIARKYWEHFAIGAAISGVTLVCGENVCGIDPKLELDSNGKIASAPDMDRRIETYRRYHQGYGEILVQMNVEDTRLGVAEYVYKKHGLETIELKWGQGAKCIGGEIKVDSLERALELQGRGYIVTPDPSAPVTQAAYKDGALKEFERHSRLGFVDEEGFYAEVERLRNLGFKRITLKTGAYSLRELAMAIKWGANARIDLLTIDGASGGTGMSPWRMMEEWGIPSLYLHAAAHEFCKKLADKGQRVPDIALAGGFSSEDGIFKALALGSPFVKAVCIGRAMMIPGMVGKNIASWIKEGKLPNTVSQFGSTPEEIFVNYEDVLSIVGADEMKNIPLGAVGIYSYCEKLRIGLQQLMAGARCFSVPALTRRELMSLTEECAKVTDIPYLMDAYREEAMHILG; this comes from the coding sequence ATGAACCTGCAAAGACCAAATGCAAATGATGCCACGAGATCAGCAAATCGTTCCAGAAGCGTTTCCCCGATGAGCGGCCTCTGTAGTCGATGTCTTGACAGCTGCACCGGAAACTGCGAGGTATTCAGGGCAACCTTTCGCGGCCGGGAGCTGATTTACCCCGGGCCGTTCGGCGACATTACCGCTGGTAGCGATAAGGATTACCCGGTTGACTACTCCCACCTCAATATTCAGGGTTATGCCCTGGGGGCAAGGGGTTTGCCGGCTGGCGTTGAGGGTAACCCTGATACCGCCACCTTTCCCGCAGTGGACACGGAGACGGAATACGGCTGGGACATAAAAGTCAAGATGAAGCTACCCGTTTTCACCGGCGCGCTCGGCTCCACTGAGATTGCGCGCAAATACTGGGAGCATTTCGCCATAGGTGCCGCCATCAGCGGCGTCACGCTGGTCTGTGGTGAAAACGTATGCGGCATTGACCCCAAGCTCGAGCTCGACTCAAATGGGAAAATCGCTTCGGCACCGGATATGGACCGCCGCATTGAAACCTACCGCCGCTATCATCAGGGATACGGTGAAATACTGGTCCAGATGAACGTGGAAGATACCAGGCTTGGAGTTGCCGAATACGTATACAAGAAGCACGGCCTGGAAACCATTGAGTTGAAATGGGGACAGGGTGCGAAGTGCATTGGCGGTGAAATCAAGGTCGACAGTCTGGAGCGAGCACTGGAGCTGCAAGGACGCGGCTATATAGTTACTCCCGACCCTTCAGCCCCGGTCACCCAGGCAGCTTACAAAGACGGCGCGCTTAAAGAATTCGAGCGTCACAGCCGACTCGGCTTCGTTGACGAGGAAGGTTTCTACGCTGAAGTGGAGCGCCTTAGAAACCTGGGCTTCAAGCGCATCACGCTCAAGACCGGCGCCTACAGCTTGCGTGAACTGGCCATGGCCATAAAATGGGGCGCCAACGCGAGGATTGACCTGCTCACCATTGACGGCGCATCCGGCGGCACGGGCATGAGCCCCTGGCGTATGATGGAGGAATGGGGTATTCCAAGCCTCTACCTGCACGCGGCCGCGCATGAGTTCTGCAAGAAACTGGCGGACAAGGGCCAGCGCGTACCCGATATCGCCTTAGCCGGCGGTTTCAGCAGCGAGGATGGTATCTTCAAGGCGCTTGCTCTCGGTTCACCATTCGTGAAGGCGGTGTGCATAGGGCGGGCAATGATGATCCCGGGCATGGTTGGTAAGAATATCGCCAGCTGGATTAAAGAAGGCAAGCTGCCCAACACGGTGAGCCAGTTTGGCTCCACGCCGGAGGAGATATTCGTCAACTACGAAGACGTATTGAGCATCGTCGGTGCCGATGAGATGAAGAACATTCCACTGGGTGCGGTTGGCATTTACAGCTACTGCGAAAAACTGAGGATAGGGCTGCAGCAATTAATGGCCGGGGCGAGGTGCTTCAGTGTGCCGGCACTCACCCGCCGCGAACTCATGTCTCTTACCGAAGAATGCGCCAAAGTCACGGATATTCCATACCTGATGGATGCTTATCGGGAAGAGGCGATGCATATCCTCGGCTAA
- the hisF gene encoding imidazole glycerol phosphate synthase subunit HisF → MKSVRVIPCLDVKEGRVVKGVNFVNLRDARDPVEAAEAYCREGADELVFLDIMATVENRGTMREWVKKVAERVTIPFAVGGGIRNTQDMKELFELGVAKVSINTAAVKNPELIKQAAAEFGKDKLVVAIDGRKNPVGSNLPRLEVVVKSGSEATGMDIVGWAKRVEGLGAGEILLTSKDADGTKEGYDLEMTKAVAEAVSVPVIASGGAGSLEHLYEAVTIGKAAAVLAASIFHFGEITIPEAKRYLHDRGILVKL, encoded by the coding sequence ATGAAATCAGTGAGAGTTATACCTTGTCTGGATGTCAAAGAAGGTAGGGTAGTGAAGGGGGTGAACTTCGTCAACCTGCGTGATGCCCGCGACCCGGTAGAAGCCGCCGAAGCTTATTGCCGTGAGGGTGCTGATGAGCTCGTATTCCTGGACATCATGGCTACGGTTGAGAACCGTGGCACCATGCGGGAATGGGTGAAGAAAGTAGCCGAAAGGGTGACCATACCCTTCGCCGTCGGCGGCGGCATCAGGAATACCCAGGACATGAAGGAGCTATTTGAGCTCGGTGTTGCCAAGGTCTCAATCAACACGGCGGCGGTGAAGAACCCGGAACTTATCAAACAGGCTGCTGCCGAGTTTGGCAAGGATAAGCTGGTGGTGGCCATTGATGGTCGGAAAAACCCCGTCGGCAGCAACCTCCCCAGACTGGAAGTCGTGGTCAAGAGCGGCAGCGAAGCTACGGGGATGGATATAGTCGGCTGGGCAAAAAGGGTGGAAGGGCTTGGCGCTGGCGAAATCCTCCTCACCAGCAAGGATGCTGATGGCACCAAAGAGGGCTATGACCTGGAGATGACGAAGGCGGTTGCCGAAGCCGTTAGCGTACCGGTTATTGCCTCGGGAGGGGCAGGAAGTCTGGAACACCTGTATGAAGCGGTAACCATCGGCAAGGCTGCGGCCGTTCTGGCGGCTTCCATCTTTCACTTCGGCGAGATAACCATACCGGAAGCCAAGAGGTATCTCCACGATAGAGGGATACTGGTTAAGCTATAA
- a CDS encoding diacylglycerol kinase family lipid kinase: MTHARLIVNPAAGAGKTARRWPQIMARLHSIDLRFDYDLTEAPGHARELAKTAVAKGYELVVSVGGDGTINEVVNGLYDTGSIADVMFGIIGTGTGGDYIRTIGIPRSYLEACQCLRNPRKVTVDVGVIEYLSGSETVRRLFVNFAGMGFDAEIVRTTTLKYKRLNATASYLAGLFSALVFYKNKAVTLRIDGETIEEKVCTVLLNNGKYGGGGMFAAPEADISDGLLDVLIIGDLSKPDLLWSLPRVYRGTHLTHPKVTLKKAREIEIRSDDLVFLQADGELLGGLPARAYVLPSLLNIVV; the protein is encoded by the coding sequence TTGACCCACGCCCGATTGATAGTCAACCCGGCTGCCGGTGCAGGTAAAACGGCCCGGAGATGGCCTCAAATTATGGCCCGACTGCACAGCATTGACCTGCGCTTTGATTACGACCTTACCGAGGCACCGGGCCATGCTAGAGAGCTGGCGAAAACCGCTGTTGCTAAAGGCTATGAGCTGGTGGTTTCGGTGGGTGGCGACGGGACAATCAATGAAGTGGTCAATGGACTATACGATACCGGCAGTATTGCCGATGTCATGTTTGGCATTATTGGCACCGGCACCGGTGGTGATTATATCCGCACCATCGGGATACCACGATCATATCTAGAAGCCTGTCAATGCCTGAGAAATCCGCGGAAGGTAACCGTGGATGTGGGCGTTATTGAATATTTAAGCGGCAGCGAAACGGTCAGACGATTGTTTGTCAATTTTGCCGGCATGGGATTTGACGCTGAAATCGTGAGAACGACGACATTGAAGTACAAGAGATTGAATGCTACCGCCTCCTACCTCGCCGGGTTATTCTCAGCCCTCGTGTTCTATAAAAACAAGGCGGTGACCCTTCGCATTGATGGCGAAACAATCGAAGAAAAGGTGTGTACTGTCCTGTTGAACAACGGTAAATATGGAGGCGGCGGTATGTTCGCTGCACCCGAGGCCGATATTTCCGATGGTCTCCTTGATGTGCTCATTATCGGTGACCTGAGCAAACCTGACCTTCTCTGGTCACTGCCGAGGGTGTACCGGGGAACTCACCTGACGCATCCCAAGGTGACGTTGAAAAAAGCCCGGGAGATTGAGATAAGGTCGGACGATTTGGTTTTCCTACAGGCAGACGGTGAATTGCTCGGGGGACTGCCGGCTCGCGCCTATGTGCTACCGTCCCTGCTGAACATCGTGGTGTAA
- a CDS encoding pyruvate synthase subunit beta has protein sequence MMATAVHGPGIITELEPFAPGHRACSGCGEALAVRLAAKAIGDNAIIINATGCMEVVASPFPYTSWRLPWIHTLFENTAAVASGIEAGLKAMEKKGKSPERNIKVVALAGDGGTSDIGLQALSGALERGHDFVYICLDNEAYMNTGIQRSSATPYGASTTTSPAGKESLGQPTWKKNMPAIAVAHDIPYVATACPTYHRDLMRKVTKAVETPGPAYIHILSACPTGWRCPTDDAIKVGRLAVRTGVFPLYEVENGQYKLNLNLTKLEPVENYLKTQGRFRHLTEDTIKTIQERVTREYNKLVELAGKPSGEASSE, from the coding sequence ATGATGGCAACAGCAGTTCATGGACCCGGCATAATCACCGAGTTGGAGCCCTTTGCCCCCGGCCACCGCGCCTGCAGCGGCTGCGGGGAGGCACTGGCGGTGAGACTGGCCGCTAAAGCCATTGGCGACAACGCCATTATAATAAATGCCACCGGCTGCATGGAGGTTGTGGCCTCGCCGTTCCCCTATACCTCCTGGCGCCTTCCCTGGATTCATACCCTGTTTGAAAACACGGCCGCGGTAGCTTCTGGCATTGAAGCCGGGCTGAAGGCAATGGAGAAAAAGGGGAAAAGCCCCGAGCGCAATATTAAAGTCGTGGCTTTAGCCGGCGATGGTGGCACCAGCGATATCGGCCTGCAGGCCCTGTCCGGGGCCCTGGAAAGGGGACACGACTTCGTCTACATCTGTCTGGATAACGAGGCATACATGAATACCGGTATCCAGAGGTCTTCTGCCACGCCCTACGGGGCTTCAACGACCACTTCACCTGCCGGCAAAGAAAGCCTGGGACAGCCAACCTGGAAAAAGAACATGCCGGCGATCGCAGTGGCTCATGACATACCATATGTGGCCACAGCCTGCCCCACCTATCACCGTGATTTAATGAGAAAGGTTACCAAAGCGGTTGAAACCCCTGGCCCCGCCTATATACACATTTTATCCGCCTGCCCCACGGGCTGGCGCTGCCCCACTGACGATGCCATTAAAGTCGGCAGGCTGGCCGTCAGGACTGGTGTTTTCCCATTGTATGAGGTTGAAAACGGGCAGTATAAGCTGAACCTGAATCTGACCAAACTGGAACCGGTGGAAAACTACCTGAAAACCCAGGGCAGGTTCCGCCACCTGACGGAAGATACAATAAAAACAATACAGGAAAGGGTAACCAGGGAATACAACAAGCTGGTCGAGCTAGCCGGCAAGCCGAGTGGGGAAGCTTCCTCAGAATAG
- the porA gene encoding pyruvate ferredoxin oxidoreductase, translating to MAKREGLEVSIAVADAAMLSDVDVVSAYPITPQTHIVEHLAELVANGELKAAYIPVESEHSAMSACVGASAVGARTFTATASQGLELMHEVLYVASAMRLPIVMAVANRALSAPISIWGEHSDAMATRDVGWIQIFVENGQEAVDNVICAFRMGEDKRVLLPVMIHLDGFVLTHVIEPIELPDKKDVDRFLPPFKYPLPLDPEKPVTMGAFGQPFIYTEVKWAQEMNLENSKDVILEVWQEFGTAFGRQYSPIEQYQTDGARVLLLTMGSYSETAMVAVDKMRGDGKEVGLLKLRLWRPFPYEELRKAVKGAEILIVLDRAISFGGPGGPVCSEIKAALYKEEKRPKIVGFVGGLGGRDITMAGFEEMVNRGIEIARTGSKREFEIYGVRE from the coding sequence ATGGCGAAACGGGAAGGCCTGGAAGTATCGATCGCCGTTGCTGACGCCGCCATGTTATCTGATGTTGACGTCGTGTCAGCTTACCCGATAACCCCCCAGACACATATTGTGGAGCACCTGGCAGAGCTGGTCGCCAATGGGGAACTGAAAGCGGCCTATATTCCGGTGGAATCAGAACACTCTGCGATGAGCGCCTGTGTTGGCGCCTCGGCGGTAGGTGCCAGAACTTTTACCGCCACCGCTTCCCAGGGGCTGGAGCTGATGCACGAGGTGCTCTATGTTGCCTCAGCGATGAGGCTGCCCATTGTCATGGCGGTGGCCAACCGCGCTCTCTCCGCACCCATCAGTATCTGGGGTGAACACTCCGATGCCATGGCAACTCGTGATGTCGGCTGGATTCAGATATTCGTGGAAAACGGGCAGGAAGCGGTGGATAATGTCATCTGCGCTTTCCGCATGGGTGAGGATAAAAGAGTTCTGCTTCCGGTAATGATTCACCTCGATGGGTTTGTACTGACCCATGTCATTGAACCTATAGAGCTTCCAGATAAAAAAGATGTTGACCGGTTCCTGCCGCCCTTCAAATATCCTCTGCCACTGGACCCGGAGAAACCGGTCACGATGGGAGCCTTTGGCCAACCTTTCATCTACACCGAGGTGAAATGGGCGCAGGAAATGAACCTGGAGAACAGCAAAGATGTCATCCTGGAAGTCTGGCAGGAGTTCGGCACGGCTTTCGGTCGCCAGTATTCGCCGATAGAGCAATACCAGACCGATGGCGCCAGAGTCCTGCTGTTAACCATGGGCAGCTACAGCGAAACGGCAATGGTGGCTGTGGACAAAATGAGAGGTGATGGCAAGGAGGTTGGGCTGCTCAAGCTTCGCCTGTGGCGCCCCTTCCCGTACGAAGAACTCCGCAAGGCGGTAAAAGGCGCCGAGATACTAATCGTGCTTGATAGAGCCATATCTTTTGGCGGGCCGGGAGGTCCGGTCTGCTCCGAGATAAAAGCAGCCCTGTACAAGGAAGAGAAGAGACCAAAGATAGTCGGCTTCGTGGGTGGCCTGGGTGGCAGAGATATTACCATGGCCGGCTTCGAAGAAATGGTGAACCGCGGTATCGAAATCGCCCGCACAGGAAGCAAACGAGAGTTTGAAATCTACGGAGTGAGGGAATAA
- a CDS encoding 4Fe-4S binding protein, which produces MAKAKTKEKPRAKGELGWKEIEIGFFITEPGNSVEVRTGDWKSRRPVFDFNKCNKCTLCYYFCPEGCIVKNTDGYFEPDLFYCKGCGICATECPKEAITMVGEAK; this is translated from the coding sequence ATGGCCAAGGCGAAAACGAAGGAGAAACCGAGAGCCAAAGGCGAGTTGGGCTGGAAAGAAATAGAAATCGGCTTTTTTATCACCGAGCCGGGTAACTCAGTTGAGGTCAGAACCGGTGACTGGAAGTCGCGCCGACCTGTGTTTGACTTCAATAAATGTAATAAATGTACCCTCTGTTACTACTTCTGCCCCGAGGGGTGCATCGTTAAGAACACGGACGGATATTTTGAACCCGACTTATTCTACTGCAAGGGCTGTGGGATTTGCGCCACGGAATGTCCCAAAGAGGCGATTACCATGGTCGGGGAGGCGAAATAA
- a CDS encoding 2-oxoacid:acceptor oxidoreductase family protein — MTKNKLTEIRWHGRGGQGAVTSAELVAQAAISEGKYAQAFPSFSPERRGAPVLAFNRINPDEPIRNRAEVDQPDVVLILDPSLLSILDATSGLKEGGIVIINTRKSAAQVKKDFGINARLALVDADTIALETLGVNIVNTTMIGAMIKATGVISPESVKEPLEKRFGRLAERNIKAMERAVAETKIGE, encoded by the coding sequence ATGACAAAAAATAAACTCACCGAAATCAGATGGCACGGTCGTGGCGGTCAGGGAGCAGTTACGTCAGCGGAACTGGTAGCCCAGGCGGCCATCAGTGAGGGCAAATATGCCCAGGCATTTCCCAGTTTCAGTCCGGAAAGAAGGGGGGCTCCGGTTCTGGCCTTCAACCGAATCAATCCGGATGAGCCCATTCGGAACAGGGCGGAGGTAGACCAGCCCGATGTGGTCTTAATTCTGGACCCGAGCCTTTTATCTATTCTGGATGCAACTTCGGGGCTGAAAGAAGGTGGCATAGTTATTATCAATACCAGAAAATCTGCTGCGCAGGTTAAAAAGGACTTCGGTATTAACGCCAGGCTGGCCCTCGTGGATGCCGATACAATAGCCCTGGAGACACTGGGAGTCAATATCGTCAATACCACCATGATCGGTGCCATGATAAAGGCGACCGGCGTTATTTCTCCGGAATCGGTGAAAGAGCCGCTGGAGAAACGCTTCGGGCGTCTGGCGGAGCGAAATATCAAGGCAATGGAACGAGCCGTTGCCGAAACAAAAATAGGAGAGTAG